Part of the Maridesulfovibrio sp. genome, CGTTGCCAAGGATGTGGCAGTGGCGTTGGGGTATAAGAATACTTCCAAAGCTATAAATGACCACTGCAAAAGAAAGGGGGTAACGAATTGTTATACCCCTGGTGGGCAGCAAGCTGTTGCTATCATCCCCGAATCTGATGTGTATCGCCTCATCATGCGCTCCAAGCTCCCGTCTGCCGAACAGTTCGAGGAGTGGGTATGTGAAGAAGTCCTCCCGTCCATCCGCAAGCATGGGGCATACATGACACCGGAGGTAATCGAAAAGGTTCTCCTTAACCCTGACACCGTGATCCAGTTGGCACAGAATCTCAAGATGGAACAGGAGCGTAACCACATCCTGGAGTCTAAGAATCAGGAACTGACTCCCAAAGCGATCTTCAATGATCTCCAGACTGACAACGGTAGACGTTACCTTTTCAATGATGCCTACAAAGCCTTTGAGATTTCTTCAACTGACCTGCGTGAGACTCTTCTCAAGTACAACGTCTTCCAGAAGAAATCCTTCCCGAACCCTGTGATGAAGGGAGGCGTACAGTTCCGCTACGTCCCTCACCAAGCTTATGTGGACGAAGGTTTCTTCATGTGGCGTCCTATTAAGAGTGGTGGTGTCAATCGTGCTTCCTACTACATCACTCCGAGGGGCATGTGGTTGATCAGCCAGCTTCTCCTCTCCGAAGGGCTGATCGACGAAGAACCTGCATGGCTCGTTCTGGACGAGGTGGAGGCAGCGTAGGCTCATGGAAACTC contains:
- a CDS encoding BRO family protein, giving the protein MANINNKFDNMTPAQFTHELFGIIRVLKDADGEIWFVAKDVAVALGYKNTSKAINDHCKRKGVTNCYTPGGQQAVAIIPESDVYRLIMRSKLPSAEQFEEWVCEEVLPSIRKHGAYMTPEVIEKVLLNPDTVIQLAQNLKMEQERNHILESKNQELTPKAIFNDLQTDNGRRYLFNDAYKAFEISSTDLRETLLKYNVFQKKSFPNPVMKGGVQFRYVPHQAYVDEGFFMWRPIKSGGVNRASYYITPRGMWLISQLLLSEGLIDEEPAWLVLDEVEAA